One stretch of Pigmentiphaga aceris DNA includes these proteins:
- the sctW gene encoding type III secretion system gatekeeper subunit SctW yields MLVTTTGKPDFPTQIHSPTPMNRIDAGTNIASYAQTSMQAGAGQTMGQQAGLALGEAVVHVEGEFSLADSAEELSLHMAEKTEEKTHAERTVKSDRPLQVLDAAEIEDLLDETHDADAQAKLSELTKHLLEGKGNPREQAGKAFEDISQQYLALQYALQKGEQEGASVDVLEGLRDAIADMEMESGPEIRAGINSLRTAGAFGADAAGVADFQRTYRDVVLGENSLSKTLNLAIERFGEKDVGRGVKQLIQALGADLAATKPSTDSARLQSLIQDLYQLEVAVTVLDGCAELSATHQARGGAPLDSTKLMRDLVSVTGERWVSASRFTGIADSQNVRELDARIPFLTGVKHMMRDLPVQIYPDTDTRQSILGASQEALDLAIDQEEEQ; encoded by the coding sequence TTGCTTGTTACTACCACTGGCAAGCCGGATTTCCCGACCCAGATCCACTCCCCTACGCCCATGAATCGCATAGACGCCGGTACTAACATTGCCTCCTACGCTCAGACCTCGATGCAGGCCGGGGCGGGCCAGACCATGGGTCAACAGGCCGGTCTGGCGCTGGGCGAAGCCGTGGTGCACGTAGAGGGTGAGTTCTCGCTGGCAGATTCGGCCGAAGAACTGAGCCTGCATATGGCGGAAAAGACCGAGGAAAAGACCCACGCCGAACGCACGGTGAAGTCCGACCGGCCCTTGCAGGTGCTGGATGCGGCCGAAATCGAAGACCTGCTGGACGAAACGCACGACGCCGACGCCCAGGCCAAGCTCAGCGAACTGACCAAGCACCTGCTGGAAGGCAAGGGAAACCCGCGCGAACAGGCGGGCAAGGCGTTCGAGGACATCTCCCAGCAATACCTGGCCTTGCAGTACGCCTTGCAGAAAGGCGAGCAGGAAGGCGCATCGGTAGACGTGCTGGAAGGCCTTCGCGACGCCATTGCCGACATGGAGATGGAAAGCGGCCCGGAAATTCGCGCCGGGATCAATTCGCTGCGCACCGCAGGGGCCTTTGGGGCCGACGCCGCGGGCGTGGCGGATTTCCAGCGTACCTACCGCGACGTGGTGCTGGGCGAGAACTCGCTGTCCAAGACGCTGAATCTGGCTATTGAACGATTTGGCGAAAAAGACGTGGGACGTGGCGTCAAGCAGTTGATCCAGGCGCTGGGCGCGGATCTGGCCGCAACCAAACCGTCGACCGACAGCGCACGCCTGCAATCGCTGATTCAGGATCTATATCAATTAGAGGTTGCCGTCACCGTGCTGGATGGCTGCGCCGAGCTGTCGGCCACGCATCAGGCGCGTGGCGGGGCACCGCTGGACAGCACCAAATTGATGCGCGACCTGGTCTCGGTCACCGGCGAACGCTGGGTATCGGCCTCGCGCTTCACTGGCATTGCCGATTCGCAGAACGTGCGCGAGCTGGATGCGCGCATTCCTTTCCTGACTGGCGTCAAGCACATGATGCGTGACCTGCCGGTCCAGATTTACCCCGACACCGACACGCGCCAGTCCATTCTTGGCGCATCCCAGGAAGCGCTCGATCTTGCGATCGACCAGGAAGAAGAACAATGA
- the sctV gene encoding type III secretion system export apparatus subunit SctV, whose protein sequence is MQRTLNRAVAVVTSRNDIVLAVLIVGIIFMMILPLPTILVDILIGVNMTLSAILLMVAMYLPSPLAFSSFPSVLLVTTLFRLGISIATTRLILLDGDAGHIIETFGNFVVGGNLIVGLVVFLILTIVQFVVITKGAERVAEVAARFSLDAMPGKQMSIDADMRAGTIDMEQARARRGIVEKESQLYGAMDGAMKFVKGDAIAGLIIVAVNLLGGILIGTMQKGMTAGDAVQVYSILTIGDGLIAQIPALFIAICAGLIVTRVQTGDGPSNVGKDIGAQILAQPRALLIAAAIAIGMGLIPGMPFMVFFSLAAVVGVIGFVLQRGMRKVVNEKTGEITEMPALQADGKPPPKPKTDGSAEFAPTLPLMMDVAASLQKTFDAEDLNEELLKIRRALYFDLGVPFPGIQLRFNDSLPEESYNILLSEVPVSQGRLRPGFVLVRDSEQNLQALQIPYETGARFLPSIPTIWVDAAMAPALAGAGIPYLDANQVLTWHLAFVLKKYSSEFIGIQEARFLLTAMEDRFPDLVKEALRVMPVQKIAEIMQRLVSEDISVRNLRSVLEALIEWGQKEKDSVLLTEYVRISLKRHISYKYSSGQNMLPAYLLAPNVEETVRGAIRQTSAGSYLALDPAIGKKLVENIKRSVGDLSAASRAPVLLTSMDIRRYLRKMIEQDLYELPVLSYQELTQEINVQPLARIDL, encoded by the coding sequence ATGCAACGAACCCTGAACCGCGCCGTTGCGGTCGTCACAAGCCGCAACGACATCGTATTGGCGGTGCTGATCGTCGGGATCATCTTCATGATGATTCTGCCGCTGCCGACCATCCTGGTCGACATCCTGATCGGCGTGAACATGACCCTGTCGGCGATTCTGCTGATGGTGGCCATGTATCTGCCTTCGCCACTTGCGTTCTCGTCTTTCCCGTCGGTGCTGCTGGTCACCACGCTATTTCGTCTGGGTATTTCGATTGCGACCACGCGGCTGATTCTGCTGGATGGCGATGCCGGTCACATCATCGAGACCTTCGGCAACTTCGTGGTGGGCGGCAACCTGATCGTTGGCCTGGTGGTGTTCCTGATCCTGACCATTGTGCAGTTCGTGGTGATCACCAAGGGCGCGGAACGGGTGGCCGAAGTGGCAGCACGCTTCTCGCTGGACGCCATGCCGGGCAAGCAGATGTCGATCGACGCCGACATGCGCGCCGGTACCATCGACATGGAACAGGCGCGCGCGCGGCGCGGCATTGTCGAAAAGGAAAGCCAGCTTTACGGTGCCATGGACGGTGCCATGAAGTTCGTGAAGGGCGACGCGATTGCCGGCCTGATCATCGTGGCGGTGAACCTGCTGGGCGGCATTCTGATCGGCACCATGCAGAAAGGCATGACGGCGGGCGACGCCGTGCAGGTGTATTCGATTCTGACCATCGGTGACGGCCTGATTGCGCAGATTCCGGCACTGTTCATCGCCATTTGTGCGGGCCTGATCGTGACCCGGGTGCAGACCGGCGACGGTCCGTCCAACGTGGGTAAGGACATCGGCGCGCAGATTCTGGCGCAGCCGCGTGCGCTGCTGATCGCAGCCGCCATTGCCATCGGCATGGGCCTGATTCCGGGCATGCCGTTCATGGTGTTCTTCTCGCTGGCCGCCGTCGTGGGCGTCATCGGCTTTGTGCTGCAACGCGGCATGCGCAAAGTCGTGAACGAAAAAACCGGCGAAATCACCGAGATGCCTGCGCTGCAAGCAGACGGCAAGCCGCCTCCGAAGCCCAAGACCGACGGCAGCGCGGAATTTGCGCCCACGCTGCCCTTGATGATGGACGTGGCTGCCAGCTTGCAGAAGACTTTCGACGCAGAAGATCTGAACGAAGAGCTGTTGAAGATTCGCCGCGCGCTTTATTTCGACCTGGGTGTGCCCTTCCCCGGGATTCAGCTGCGTTTCAATGATTCCTTGCCGGAAGAAAGCTACAACATCCTGCTGTCGGAAGTGCCGGTGTCACAAGGACGCCTGCGCCCGGGCTTCGTGCTGGTGCGCGATTCCGAACAGAACCTGCAGGCGCTGCAGATTCCGTATGAAACCGGCGCACGCTTCCTGCCCAGCATTCCCACGATCTGGGTCGATGCAGCCATGGCTCCGGCGCTGGCCGGTGCAGGCATTCCCTACCTGGACGCCAACCAGGTGCTGACCTGGCACCTGGCCTTCGTGCTGAAAAAGTATTCATCGGAATTCATCGGCATCCAGGAAGCGCGTTTCCTGCTGACCGCAATGGAAGATCGCTTCCCCGACTTGGTGAAGGAAGCCTTGCGCGTGATGCCGGTGCAGAAGATCGCCGAAATCATGCAGCGTCTGGTGTCGGAAGACATTTCCGTGCGCAACCTGCGTTCGGTGCTGGAAGCGCTGATCGAGTGGGGCCAGAAGGAAAAAGATTCGGTCTTGCTGACCGAGTACGTGCGCATTTCGCTGAAACGCCACATCAGCTACAAGTATTCAAGCGGCCAGAACATGCTGCCCGCCTACCTGCTGGCACCGAACGTGGAAGAAACCGTGCGCGGTGCCATCCGCCAGACGTCTGCGGGCAGTTATCTGGCGCTGGACCCGGCCATCGGCAAGAAACTGGTGGAAAACATCAAGCGCAGCGTGGGCGACCTGAGCGCGGCCAGCCGTGCGCCGGTCTTGCTGACCTCGATGGACATCCGCCGTTACCTGCGCAAGATGATCGAGCAAGACCTGTACGAGCTGCCGGTGCTGTCTTACCAGGAGCTGACCCAGGAAATCAATGTGCAGCCGCTGGCACGGATTGACCTATGA